The Cellulomonas sp. P24 genome contains a region encoding:
- a CDS encoding ParA family protein → MLVLGVCSLKGGVGKTSVTLGLASSALAHGISTLVVDLDPQGDCTMALGVPQFGIPDVAGVLADPSPETVRGTVVASGWAPHGLDVLPGSARSALHDGPDDDSQELDRLSYALSWLSGYELVLVDCPPSLGGLTRAGLRACDRAAVVTEPGLFSVMAVGRALRTIDDLRRGPAPALQPLGIVVNRVQARSSEQSYRLEELRNLYGPLVLTPSVPERAALQQAQGAAQPVHTWPSRASANLAAVFDALLERALRAPR, encoded by the coding sequence GTGCTGGTCCTCGGTGTGTGCAGCCTCAAGGGTGGCGTGGGCAAGACGTCGGTCACGCTCGGGCTGGCCTCGTCCGCCCTCGCCCATGGCATCAGCACCCTCGTGGTCGACCTCGATCCGCAGGGTGACTGCACGATGGCTCTCGGTGTCCCCCAGTTCGGGATCCCGGACGTGGCAGGTGTTCTCGCGGACCCGTCGCCGGAGACGGTCCGTGGCACCGTCGTGGCGAGCGGATGGGCGCCGCACGGGCTCGACGTCCTCCCGGGCTCGGCTCGGTCGGCCCTGCATGACGGTCCGGACGACGACAGCCAGGAGCTCGACCGCCTCTCGTACGCGCTCTCGTGGCTCTCCGGCTACGAGCTCGTGCTGGTGGACTGCCCGCCGTCGCTCGGTGGGCTCACGCGCGCGGGACTGCGGGCATGCGACCGGGCGGCGGTCGTGACCGAGCCCGGGTTGTTCTCGGTGATGGCGGTCGGCCGTGCACTCCGGACCATCGACGACCTGAGACGTGGACCGGCGCCCGCGCTCCAGCCCCTCGGGATCGTGGTCAACCGCGTGCAGGCCCGGTCGAGCGAGCAGAGCTACCGGCTTGAGGAGCTCCGCAACCTCTACGGGCCACTGGTGCTCACGCCGAGCGTCCCCGAGCGGGCGGCGCTCCAGCAGGCGCAGGGTGCGGCGCAGCCGGTGCACACCTGGCCGAGCCGCGCATCCGCGAACCTCGCCGCGGTGTTCGACGCTCTCCTCGAGCGTGCACTCCGGGCGCCTCGCTGA
- a CDS encoding MerR family transcriptional regulator, with product MSGSGESIEASGGIPQRAQGLLFGDELPDLDTTTGYRGPTACRAAGITYRQLDYWARTGLVEPTVRPATGSGTQRLYSFRDILVLKVVKRLLDTGVSLQQIRTAVSHLRERGVDDLAQITLMSDGASVYECTSADEVIDLVQGGQGVFGIAVGRVWREVEGTLAALPTERADNDGAGASASETAQDELSLRRQARTAG from the coding sequence GTGAGCGGCAGCGGTGAGAGCATCGAGGCCTCCGGCGGCATTCCTCAACGAGCGCAGGGGCTGCTCTTCGGTGACGAGCTCCCGGACCTCGACACGACGACGGGCTACCGCGGCCCCACGGCGTGCCGTGCCGCTGGCATCACCTACCGCCAGCTCGACTACTGGGCGCGAACGGGGCTCGTCGAACCCACCGTGCGACCGGCGACCGGGTCGGGGACGCAGCGGTTGTACAGCTTCCGGGACATCCTGGTGCTCAAGGTCGTCAAGCGCCTGCTCGACACCGGTGTCTCGCTCCAGCAGATCCGCACGGCGGTGTCGCACCTGCGCGAGCGCGGGGTCGACGACCTCGCCCAGATCACGCTCATGAGCGACGGTGCGAGCGTCTACGAGTGCACCTCGGCCGACGAGGTCATCGACCTGGTGCAGGGCGGCCAGGGTGTGTTCGGCATCGCTGTCGGCCGGGTGTGGCGTGAGGTCGAGGGGACCTTGGCGGCGCTGCCCACCGAACGTGCCGACAACGACGGTGCCGGCGCCTCGGCGAGCGAGACGGCCCAGGACGAGCTGAGTCTTCGTCGTCAGGCGCGCACGGCGGGCTGA
- a CDS encoding MerR family transcriptional regulator, producing the protein MSASATEVGQADRPAPAESERWPRGISRHATMRISDVLAALRIEFPAVTNSKLRFLEEHDLIEPVRTPSGYRQYSPADVERLRYVLRQQRDRYLPLKVIGEQLDALDAGVEDFTLPHARLAAEDGVTQRPAGSGRLTAARLAEEAAVPSELIDELVTAGVLRPEPGGRFEPWAREIVMLAASLGEHGIDARHLRSFRAAAERQVDLVEQVVAPLRGQTSASSRAHAGTVAAELGELCARLHTAFVRAGVADVAP; encoded by the coding sequence GTGAGCGCGTCCGCCACGGAGGTCGGGCAGGCAGACCGCCCCGCGCCCGCGGAGAGCGAGCGCTGGCCACGGGGCATCTCTCGGCACGCCACGATGCGGATCTCGGACGTTCTCGCGGCGCTGCGGATCGAGTTCCCCGCGGTGACCAACTCGAAGCTGCGGTTCCTCGAGGAGCACGACCTGATCGAGCCCGTCAGGACTCCGTCGGGATATCGGCAGTACAGCCCCGCCGATGTCGAGCGCCTGCGCTACGTGCTACGGCAGCAGCGCGATCGTTACCTTCCTCTCAAGGTGATCGGCGAGCAGCTCGACGCGCTCGACGCCGGGGTCGAGGACTTCACGTTGCCGCACGCCCGCCTGGCGGCCGAGGACGGCGTGACCCAGCGGCCGGCGGGTTCGGGTCGTCTGACGGCGGCCCGTCTGGCCGAGGAGGCCGCGGTCCCGTCCGAGCTGATCGACGAACTCGTCACGGCGGGGGTGCTCCGGCCCGAGCCGGGCGGCCGCTTCGAGCCATGGGCCCGCGAGATCGTGATGCTCGCGGCATCGCTCGGCGAGCACGGCATCGATGCCCGGCACCTGCGGTCGTTCCGTGCCGCCGCGGAGCGGCAGGTCGACCTCGTGGAGCAGGTCGTCGCGCCTCTGCGGGGTCAGACCTCCGCGTCGTCGCGGGCGCATGCGGGAACGGTGGCGGCCGAGCTCGGCGAGCTGTGCGCGCGTCTGCACACGGCCTTCGTCCGCGCCGGCGTCGCGGACGTCGCGCCCTGA
- a CDS encoding FHA domain-containing protein gives MTETPHPQRPSADTTISLGHFDITEPEALTPIGLTAEEVAAVSALPRTSALLIMQRGPSSGARFLLDAERTVAGRSPSADIFLDDVTVSRKHAEFVRELDDFVVRDIGSLNGTYVNRNRIDSVILKAGDEVQIGKYRMTFHPSPARDHQRRDDAADGS, from the coding sequence GTGACGGAGACACCGCACCCTCAGAGGCCGAGCGCAGACACGACGATCAGCCTCGGACACTTCGACATCACGGAGCCCGAGGCACTCACGCCGATCGGTCTGACGGCGGAGGAGGTCGCTGCGGTCTCGGCGCTGCCGCGCACGTCGGCCCTGCTGATCATGCAGCGCGGACCCAGCTCCGGGGCGCGGTTCCTGCTCGACGCCGAGCGGACGGTCGCCGGTCGCAGCCCCTCCGCGGACATCTTCCTCGACGACGTCACGGTGTCCCGCAAGCACGCGGAGTTCGTGCGCGAGCTCGACGACTTCGTCGTGCGCGACATCGGTTCGCTCAACGGCACGTACGTGAACCGGAACAGGATCGACTCCGTGATCCTCAAAGCCGGCGACGAGGTTCAGATCGGCAAGTACCGCATGACGTTCCACCCGAGCCCCGCACGTGACCATCAGCGGCGGGACGACGCCGCGGACGGCTCGTGA
- a CDS encoding DUF881 domain-containing protein: MTPDHRSDTPTDAIPLASGRTATPPTVEDDARVEASAPLASAWRSLARGLRPRASRGQILAGVLCALLGFAVVAQVRQTRVEGLSNLRQSDLVRILDDSTQRYEQLQREAATLEQTRQQLLSGSDKQKAALQAATQRAATQGILSGRLPAHGTGIEITLVQQSGRIPAMDMLNILEELRNAGAEAVQLNNQRLTASSYFTDSSSGVVVDGVAIQAPYTWIAIGDPDTMAPALEIPGGAMATVRHDGGRDTIARKADVQVTAVKQISAPQYATPLSGDGK; the protein is encoded by the coding sequence ATGACGCCTGACCACCGCAGCGACACCCCGACCGACGCGATCCCGCTGGCCTCCGGCAGGACGGCGACCCCGCCGACGGTCGAGGACGACGCACGGGTCGAGGCCTCCGCGCCGCTCGCGTCCGCGTGGCGTTCGCTCGCTCGCGGACTGAGACCCCGGGCGTCGCGGGGTCAGATCCTGGCCGGCGTCTTGTGCGCGTTGCTCGGGTTCGCCGTGGTCGCGCAGGTCCGTCAGACGCGCGTCGAGGGTCTGTCGAACCTGCGGCAGTCGGACCTCGTGCGGATCCTCGACGACTCGACGCAGCGCTACGAGCAGCTCCAGCGCGAAGCGGCGACCCTCGAGCAGACGCGTCAGCAGCTGCTCTCCGGGTCGGACAAGCAGAAGGCGGCACTCCAGGCAGCGACGCAGCGGGCCGCGACGCAGGGGATCCTCTCCGGCAGGCTGCCGGCGCACGGGACCGGGATCGAGATCACTCTCGTCCAGCAGTCCGGGCGCATCCCCGCGATGGACATGCTCAACATCCTCGAGGAGCTGCGCAACGCCGGCGCGGAAGCGGTTCAGCTCAACAACCAGCGGCTGACGGCGAGCAGCTACTTCACCGACAGCTCGTCCGGCGTCGTGGTGGACGGCGTGGCGATCCAGGCGCCCTACACCTGGATCGCGATCGGCGACCCGGACACGATGGCCCCGGCTCTCGAGATCCCCGGGGGTGCGATGGCGACGGTACGTCACGACGGTGGCCGTGACACGATCGCACGCAAGGCAGATGTCCAGGTCACTGCCGTGAAGCAGATCTCGGCACCGCAGTACGCGACCCCGCTCTCGGGCGACGGGAAGTGA
- a CDS encoding small basic family protein, whose amino-acid sequence MIAVLGLIAGVVAGLWLEPTVPTELQPYLPIAVVAALDALFGGLRAKLDGIFDDRVFVVSFLSNVVVAALIVFLGDQLGVGSQLSTGVVVVLGIRIFSNAAAIRRHLFRA is encoded by the coding sequence GTGATCGCGGTGCTCGGACTCATCGCAGGTGTCGTGGCGGGCCTGTGGCTCGAGCCGACGGTCCCCACGGAGCTGCAGCCGTACCTCCCGATCGCCGTGGTCGCGGCGCTCGACGCCCTGTTCGGTGGTCTTCGGGCCAAGCTCGACGGGATCTTCGACGACCGCGTGTTCGTGGTGTCGTTCCTGTCGAACGTCGTCGTCGCGGCCCTCATCGTGTTCCTCGGGGACCAGCTCGGCGTCGGGAGCCAGCTCTCGACCGGTGTCGTCGTCGTCCTCGGCATCCGGATCTTCTCCAACGCCGCGGCGATCCGCCGTCACCTCTTCCGGGCCTGA
- a CDS encoding DUF881 domain-containing protein, translating to MSLADAPADAAGDVPADNMVQDADLQTVVNALWASGAEAIAINGQRLTSLTAIRSAGSAILVDLVPLTGPYTVDAIGDPTTMQTRFARTPAASQLAYLRTTWGISTNVAVVKSLTLPGAGALTVRYAMPLDPTATTTSSTVGATLPALPTGSVASSDSETAAQGPPGASPTNVGS from the coding sequence GTGTCCCTCGCCGATGCCCCGGCCGATGCGGCGGGCGACGTCCCGGCCGACAACATGGTGCAGGACGCCGACCTCCAGACGGTCGTGAACGCGTTGTGGGCCAGCGGTGCGGAGGCGATCGCGATCAACGGTCAGCGTCTGACCTCGCTGACGGCGATCCGGAGCGCAGGGAGCGCGATCCTCGTCGACCTCGTGCCCCTCACCGGCCCGTACACGGTCGATGCGATCGGTGACCCGACGACGATGCAGACCCGGTTCGCGCGCACACCGGCGGCGTCGCAGCTCGCGTACCTCCGCACGACCTGGGGGATCAGCACCAACGTCGCGGTCGTGAAGTCCCTCACGCTGCCCGGAGCCGGAGCGCTCACGGTCCGGTACGCCATGCCGCTGGACCCGACCGCCACGACCACCTCCAGCACCGTGGGCGCGACCCTGCCCGCGCTTCCGACGGGGAGTGTGGCATCGTCTGACAGCGAGACAGCAGCCCAGGGTCCACCGGGGGCCTCGCCGACGAACGTGGGGAGCTAG
- a CDS encoding CDP-alcohol phosphatidyltransferase family protein: MPAKSGDSSRIVTIPNAISAVRLLFVPVFAILLARHDDAWAFVVLALSGASDWLDGVLARRLHQVSELGKILDPAADRLFILVTLVALAWRDVVPWWLVAAIVLRDVLMGGLLFPLAHRGYGPLPVHFVGKAGTFALLYALPLLLLAQRPDAWGTAALVLGWAFAWWGIGLYWLAGALYATQARRLLGATGAT, from the coding sequence GTGCCAGCGAAGTCGGGGGACAGCTCGCGGATCGTCACGATCCCGAACGCGATCAGCGCCGTGCGCCTGCTGTTCGTCCCGGTCTTCGCGATCCTCCTCGCCCGGCACGACGACGCCTGGGCGTTCGTCGTGCTCGCGCTCTCGGGGGCGAGCGACTGGCTCGACGGCGTCCTCGCACGTCGGCTCCACCAGGTCTCCGAGCTCGGGAAGATCCTTGATCCCGCAGCCGACCGGCTGTTCATCCTCGTGACACTGGTGGCCCTGGCGTGGCGTGACGTCGTGCCCTGGTGGCTCGTCGCCGCGATCGTCCTTCGAGACGTGCTCATGGGGGGGCTCCTGTTCCCGCTCGCGCACCGGGGGTACGGCCCTCTTCCGGTGCACTTCGTCGGGAAGGCGGGGACCTTCGCTCTCCTCTACGCGCTCCCGCTCCTGCTGCTCGCCCAACGTCCCGATGCCTGGGGTACCGCGGCTCTGGTGCTCGGCTGGGCGTTCGCGTGGTGGGGCATCGGTCTGTACTGGCTGGCCGGAGCCCTGTACGCCACGCAGGCACGACGCCTGCTCGGGGCGACAGGGGCCACGTGA
- a CDS encoding CoA-binding protein, translating to MDLGDRETIRRLLTTTRRWAVVGLSGNERRAAFGVARFLQESLAIEIVPVHPRAETVHGAPGYASLSEIPGSIDVVDVFVRPELAGAVVDEAIAIGARAVWLQLGVVDHAAAARARAAGLDVVMDACPAIEAPRCGLV from the coding sequence GTGGACCTTGGCGACCGCGAGACGATCCGGAGACTCCTCACGACCACGCGGCGGTGGGCCGTCGTGGGGTTGTCCGGCAACGAGCGTCGCGCCGCGTTCGGGGTCGCGCGGTTCCTCCAGGAGTCCCTGGCGATCGAGATCGTCCCGGTGCACCCGCGGGCCGAGACCGTCCACGGCGCCCCGGGATATGCGTCCTTGAGCGAGATCCCGGGGAGCATCGACGTGGTCGACGTCTTCGTGCGTCCGGAGCTCGCCGGCGCCGTCGTGGACGAGGCGATCGCGATCGGTGCACGGGCGGTCTGGCTGCAGCTGGGGGTAGTTGACCATGCTGCTGCCGCGCGTGCCCGGGCGGCCGGTCTCGACGTGGTGATGGACGCCTGCCCGGCGATCGAGGCGCCGCGGTGCGGACTCGTGTGA
- a CDS encoding DEAD/DEAH box helicase encodes MPSALETPVPADAPADVTAVGDTTEATFADLDLPEPLLRAIARLGFTTPSAIQEQAIPALLAGRDITGVAQTGTGKTAAFGLPLLAAIDPAVRQVQAVVLTPTRELAMQVAEAIESFATELPGLGVLAVYGGSPFLPQQRALQRGAQVVVGTPGRVIDHLERHTLRLDDVRFLVLDEADEMLRMGFAEDVDKIFAAAPVERQVALFSATMPPAIRAVAANHLRSPVEIAVTRQSSTVTSVRQTYAVVPYRHKTGALARVLAVSDADAAIVFVRTRGAAEEVGSALVERGISAAYISGDVAQAEREKIVERLRSGALNVLVATDVAARGLDVDRIGLVVNFDVPTEPEGYVHRIGRTGRAGRTGEALTFVTPNEQGRLRSIERITRQKLQEVAIPSPAAVSEHRVLQLLGRVAQRTEAGRLDLYREAVAVFLAQNPGTDPIDLVAVIAALAVGDDGPVARPANDDLDDALSRARLSPEHDTRSGSQGARADRSPNRRPSTGTRYRLAVGHTHGAQAGAIVGALTNEGGLVGKDLGKIDIFPSFSLVEIPGGLTPDAFDRISRARVAGRPLRIRLDDGPPERGTHHAPARPSGPGTHRAGDRRPNDAHTGDRRPTTDRPARHHGNVR; translated from the coding sequence ATGCCCTCTGCCCTTGAGACCCCTGTGCCCGCGGACGCGCCCGCGGACGTGACTGCCGTCGGCGATACGACGGAGGCGACCTTCGCGGACCTCGACCTCCCCGAGCCCCTGCTCCGCGCCATCGCACGTCTGGGCTTCACGACGCCGTCCGCGATCCAGGAGCAGGCCATACCGGCACTGCTCGCCGGTCGTGACATCACGGGTGTCGCACAGACCGGGACCGGCAAGACCGCGGCCTTCGGCCTGCCGCTGCTCGCCGCGATCGACCCGGCCGTCCGGCAGGTCCAGGCGGTCGTCCTGACCCCGACCCGTGAGCTCGCGATGCAGGTGGCCGAGGCGATCGAGTCCTTCGCGACCGAGCTGCCCGGGCTCGGTGTCCTCGCGGTCTACGGTGGCTCGCCGTTCCTCCCCCAGCAGCGTGCTCTTCAGCGGGGCGCGCAGGTCGTGGTCGGCACCCCCGGTCGGGTGATCGACCACCTCGAACGACACACGCTCCGGCTCGACGACGTCCGGTTCCTCGTCCTCGACGAGGCGGACGAGATGCTGCGGATGGGCTTCGCCGAGGACGTCGACAAGATCTTCGCGGCAGCGCCCGTCGAGCGGCAGGTCGCACTCTTCTCGGCGACCATGCCGCCGGCGATCCGCGCCGTCGCGGCGAACCACCTCCGCTCCCCCGTCGAGATCGCTGTGACCAGGCAGTCCTCGACGGTGACGAGCGTGCGCCAGACGTACGCGGTCGTCCCGTACCGGCACAAGACCGGTGCCCTCGCCCGGGTGCTCGCGGTGTCCGACGCCGACGCGGCGATCGTGTTCGTGCGGACCCGCGGTGCGGCCGAGGAGGTCGGGAGCGCACTCGTCGAGCGCGGGATCTCCGCGGCCTACATCTCCGGTGACGTCGCGCAGGCCGAACGGGAGAAGATCGTCGAACGGCTGAGGTCGGGTGCGCTGAACGTGCTCGTGGCCACCGACGTCGCGGCTCGTGGCCTCGACGTCGACCGGATCGGGCTCGTCGTGAACTTCGACGTGCCGACCGAGCCCGAAGGCTACGTGCACCGCATCGGGCGCACCGGCCGGGCCGGCCGCACCGGTGAGGCGCTGACGTTCGTGACGCCGAACGAGCAGGGTCGCCTGCGGTCCATCGAGAGGATCACGCGCCAGAAGCTCCAGGAGGTCGCCATCCCGTCGCCGGCCGCGGTCTCCGAGCACCGCGTGCTCCAGCTCCTCGGTCGCGTGGCGCAGCGGACGGAGGCGGGCCGGCTGGACCTGTACCGGGAGGCCGTCGCCGTCTTCCTCGCCCAGAACCCCGGCACGGACCCGATCGACCTGGTGGCCGTCATCGCGGCTCTCGCGGTGGGTGACGACGGGCCTGTCGCCCGTCCCGCGAACGACGACCTCGACGACGCCCTGAGCCGGGCACGGCTCTCCCCCGAGCACGACACCCGTTCCGGCAGCCAGGGTGCGCGGGCCGACCGGAGCCCGAACAGGCGCCCGTCGACCGGTACCCGGTATCGACTCGCGGTCGGCCACACTCACGGTGCGCAGGCCGGCGCGATCGTCGGGGCGCTCACGAACGAGGGTGGGCTCGTCGGCAAGGATCTCGGCAAGATCGACATCTTCCCGAGCTTCAGCCTCGTCGAGATCCCTGGCGGGCTCACGCCTGACGCGTTCGACCGCATCTCTCGGGCCCGGGTCGCCGGGCGCCCGTTGCGCATCCGTCTCGACGACGGACCGCCGGAGCGCGGCACGCACCACGCCCCGGCTCGTCCCTCGGGCCCGGGCACGCACCGCGCAGGCGACCGCCGTCCGAACGACGCGCACACGGGAGACCGGCGTCCCACGACGGATCGACCCGCTCGCCACCACGGCAACGTGCGCTGA
- a CDS encoding low specificity L-threonine aldolase, with the protein MTTLHDIHKHEFGSDNYAGVHPEVLTALAEANGGHQVAYGRDAYTERLGAVIASHFGAQAQAFPVFNGTGANVLALQSMVPRWGAVICAETAHIATDENGAPERVGGLKLLTIPTPDGKLTPELIDREAWGWGDEHRAQPGVVSVTQTTELGTAYSLDELRAVADHAHELGMAVHLDGARLANAAAHLGVSLRALTTDVGIDVVSLGGTKNGLMFGELVVVLDPARSTGLTYMRKVNMQLASKMRFISAQFVTLLEGDLWLRSAQHANAMATRLRDAVVDIDGVRVTQSTDANAVFAALPAGAADRIREHAQFYDWDRATGEVRWMCSFDTTPADVDGFAQAVRAVLSS; encoded by the coding sequence GTGACGACGCTCCATGACATCCACAAGCACGAGTTCGGCTCCGACAACTACGCCGGCGTCCATCCCGAGGTCCTGACGGCGCTGGCGGAGGCCAACGGCGGACACCAGGTGGCCTACGGCCGTGACGCCTACACCGAGCGACTGGGCGCTGTGATCGCCTCGCACTTCGGTGCCCAGGCACAGGCTTTCCCGGTCTTCAACGGAACCGGTGCGAACGTCCTCGCCCTGCAGTCGATGGTGCCGCGCTGGGGCGCCGTGATCTGCGCCGAGACCGCGCACATCGCGACGGACGAGAACGGCGCACCCGAGCGGGTCGGCGGTCTCAAGCTCCTGACCATTCCGACCCCCGACGGCAAGCTCACCCCGGAGCTGATCGATCGCGAGGCGTGGGGCTGGGGAGACGAGCACCGTGCGCAGCCCGGGGTCGTCTCCGTCACCCAGACGACGGAGCTCGGCACCGCCTACTCGCTCGACGAGCTCCGCGCTGTCGCCGACCACGCCCACGAGCTCGGCATGGCGGTGCACCTCGACGGTGCCCGCCTGGCGAACGCCGCTGCACATCTCGGCGTCTCCTTGCGCGCGCTCACCACCGACGTCGGCATCGATGTCGTGTCGCTCGGAGGCACCAAGAACGGGCTCATGTTCGGCGAGCTCGTCGTCGTCCTCGACCCTGCGCGGTCGACCGGGCTGACCTACATGCGGAAGGTCAACATGCAGCTGGCGTCGAAGATGAGGTTCATCTCGGCGCAGTTCGTCACCCTCCTCGAGGGCGACCTCTGGTTGAGATCTGCACAGCACGCGAACGCGATGGCCACGCGCCTCCGCGACGCGGTCGTCGACATCGACGGTGTCCGCGTGACGCAGTCGACCGACGCGAACGCCGTCTTCGCCGCTCTGCCAGCTGGAGCCGCCGACCGGATCCGAGAGCACGCGCAGTTCTACGACTGGGACCGGGCGACTGGTGAGGTGCGGTGGATGTGCTCCTTCGACACCACGCCCGCAGACGTCGACGGCTTCGCCCAAGCCGTTCGGGCCGTGCTGTCGAGCTGA
- a CDS encoding Fur family transcriptional regulator yields MQRNTRQRTEILDLLADLDEFRSAQQLHEILRERGSTVGLATVYRAVQTLSERGDVDVLRTADGESVYRRCGTQRHHHHLVCRRCGSTVEVDGPGAEEWAMSVGTAHGFSEITHTIELFGICADCRAQQERETATEA; encoded by the coding sequence GTGCAGCGCAACACACGACAACGCACGGAGATCCTTGATCTCCTCGCCGATCTTGACGAGTTCCGCAGCGCGCAACAGCTGCACGAGATCCTGCGCGAGAGAGGCTCGACGGTCGGCCTCGCCACGGTCTACCGCGCGGTCCAGACGCTCTCCGAACGCGGCGACGTCGACGTCCTGCGGACCGCTGACGGGGAGTCGGTCTACCGACGCTGCGGCACGCAACGTCACCACCATCACCTGGTGTGCCGACGGTGCGGCAGCACCGTCGAGGTCGACGGTCCCGGTGCGGAGGAGTGGGCGATGAGTGTGGGGACCGCGCACGGCTTCAGCGAGATCACCCACACGATCGAGCTGTTCGGCATCTGCGCCGACTGCCGCGCGCAGCAGGAGCGCGAGACCGCGACGGAGGCCTGA
- a CDS encoding HU family DNA-binding protein has protein sequence MNRTELVQAVAGKADLSNSVADAALKAFQEVLVEQLAAGEAVTIPGLFAVARAERSARTGVNPQTGEKLEIPAGFRVKLTAGSALKRAVAN, from the coding sequence GTGAACCGCACCGAGCTCGTCCAGGCCGTGGCCGGCAAGGCCGACCTGAGCAACTCCGTTGCCGACGCCGCCCTCAAGGCCTTCCAGGAGGTCCTGGTGGAGCAGCTCGCGGCCGGCGAGGCTGTCACCATCCCGGGGCTGTTCGCCGTGGCTCGTGCCGAGCGGTCCGCACGGACCGGCGTCAACCCGCAGACCGGCGAGAAGCTGGAGATCCCTGCTGGCTTCCGGGTGAAGCTCACGGCGGGCTCGGCGCTGAAGCGCGCCGTCGCCAACTGA
- the rpmF gene encoding 50S ribosomal protein L32, with the protein MAVPKRKMSRSNTRARRSQWKTTAVDLVPVTVAGRTLRIPRRLARAAQRGLVTFED; encoded by the coding sequence ATGGCTGTACCGAAGCGCAAGATGTCGCGCAGCAACACGCGTGCGCGGCGTTCGCAGTGGAAGACGACGGCTGTCGACCTCGTTCCCGTCACGGTCGCGGGCCGGACGTTGCGGATCCCGCGGCGACTCGCCCGGGCCGCGCAGCGCGGCCTGGTCACGTTCGAGGACTAA
- the ykgO gene encoding type B 50S ribosomal protein L36, translated as MKVRASLRSLKQKDGSIVVRRRGKVFVINKKNPRWKGRQG; from the coding sequence ATGAAGGTGCGCGCGTCGCTGCGATCCCTGAAGCAGAAGGACGGCTCCATCGTGGTCCGCCGTCGGGGCAAGGTGTTCGTGATCAACAAGAAGAACCCCCGCTGGAAGGGACGTCAGGGCTGA
- a CDS encoding type B 50S ribosomal protein L31 — MKKDIHPDYHAVVFRDISADFSFLTRSTATSTKTIEWTDGNTYPVVDIDVSSASHPFYTGNARVVDTAGRVEKFRRRYSQAGGQNS, encoded by the coding sequence ATGAAGAAGGACATCCACCCCGACTACCACGCAGTGGTGTTCCGGGACATCTCGGCGGACTTCTCGTTCCTCACGCGTTCGACGGCGACGTCGACGAAGACGATCGAGTGGACCGACGGCAACACATATCCCGTCGTCGACATCGACGTCTCGAGTGCGAGCCACCCGTTCTACACAGGCAACGCCCGTGTGGTGGACACCGCTGGCCGAGTCGAGAAGTTCCGTCGTCGGTACAGCCAGGCTGGAGGACAGAACTCATGA
- the rpsN gene encoding 30S ribosomal protein S14: MAKKSKIARNEQRRVIVERNAERRAELKKISVSPSASAAERDAAMTALHAMPRNASPVRLRNRDIVDGRPRGFVRAFGLSRVRMRQMAHRGELPGVTKSSW; the protein is encoded by the coding sequence ATGGCGAAGAAGAGCAAGATCGCGCGCAACGAGCAGCGTCGCGTCATCGTCGAGCGCAACGCTGAGCGCCGTGCCGAGCTGAAGAAGATCTCGGTCAGCCCGAGCGCCTCCGCAGCCGAGCGCGACGCCGCGATGACCGCGCTCCACGCGATGCCGCGGAACGCCAGCCCCGTCCGCCTGCGCAACCGTGACATCGTCGACGGCCGTCCGCGCGGTTTCGTGCGTGCCTTCGGCCTGTCGCGTGTCCGCATGCGCCAGATGGCCCACCGGGGCGAGCTTCCCGGCGTGACCAAGTCGAGCTGGTAG
- the rpmG gene encoding 50S ribosomal protein L33, with protein sequence MASKTKDIRPIIKLRSTAGTGYTYVTKKNRRNNPDRIVLSKYDPVVRKHVDFREER encoded by the coding sequence ATGGCCTCGAAGACCAAGGACATCCGCCCGATCATCAAGCTGCGCTCGACCGCAGGAACGGGCTACACGTACGTGACGAAGAAGAACCGGCGCAACAACCCTGACCGGATCGTCCTGAGCAAGTACGACCCGGTCGTGCGGAAGCACGTCGACTTCCGAGAGGAGCGCTGA